From the Lysobacter sp. FW306-1B-D06B genome, one window contains:
- the tssI gene encoding type VI secretion system tip protein TssI/VgrG, whose product MAARSEVRFTFEGGGSAFDVVRFELREGVSQPFRLELELSSFDDAIDATALLDRDATFAIARDGIVERRVHGIVTAFEQDETGFQRTRYRATVESPLARLGLRHGSRIFQQVAAPEILATLLKEHRLAGTRTAFRSTHEPREYCVQYRETDATFFHRIATEEGIVHWSEAQDGHGTLVLSDRIDSAPMLDGPVVYQPAPAGEAPGPHLWHVGYRRELAPTRLTNREYTFKNPRYDLQHEARAWAAENAIGDYEHYDYAGRYKRDEAGKPFTRSKLSGLRNAAEHARIEGDDARLWPGLAFNLTGHPTTKLNDRWRVISMRHTGEQATSQETDAADAEHGSRYKYEATVVPAHYDWKPEPAPRPVVDGPQIAHVVGPQGEEIHCDEHGRVQVWFPWDREGPRENATCWIRVSQGWAGAMYGFQAIPRIGHEVIVSFLEGDPDQPIVTGRAYHAANRPPYELPHHKTRTTFKTQTHKGEGYNELRFEDEAGKEEIFVHAQKDQNIVVEHDETTKVGHDRSEDVGNDETIAIGHDRTETVGNDETLSIGQDRRETLGRDHTIDIGRSRHVTIAKDLIEDIGNVRIEKTATDRKAETGGHYEHKVAGRLDIEAGQSITERTQIAEINGSRRVILRGPGGSITIDDSGIKLDALHIRLKGPVRIEGEGRGNEFTVEGTLLPAVPLEMACPWGGAVAFQPKKEQLLPAASGHPQLASPTDAAQPAHGVAPAVPLPANPATPPPSPGATPTTAPPSPAPTPHECQWRIPSVEQTNCRMNMEGADYYMLDKLKNRVLDPTTRLPHLLRYSTFEGKFDLRYDEAAKVITATVRIKVVPKDMVELDVATGATPAARRPKLDSNGTPISVPFDSDKHWTQAEISNANHRKVDRAQVGIDLEGLADRVTDTLGQDKYKLTIDGCPQGSACSCQIPVKFAVELQKHDETYPSAPHHTIEMYPRSARANAAAWGEVSGSYDWNTSIWKPHTVDHVTTHEVGHLFSWPDEYWAHGGACHKQYVVGQDIDFSTEAPLKGTDVWQLQATANLMGGGVHIQTTGTPVYYVHRIRDWFARRTGKAWKVIR is encoded by the coding sequence TCGACGTCGTCCGCTTCGAGTTGAGGGAAGGGGTTTCACAGCCCTTCCGCCTGGAGCTGGAGCTGTCCAGCTTCGATGACGCCATCGACGCCACGGCGCTGCTGGATCGGGATGCGACGTTCGCCATCGCGCGCGACGGTATCGTCGAACGCCGGGTGCACGGCATCGTCACGGCCTTCGAGCAGGACGAAACCGGCTTCCAGCGGACGCGGTACCGGGCCACGGTCGAATCGCCGCTGGCGCGGCTGGGCCTGCGTCATGGCAGCCGCATCTTCCAGCAGGTCGCGGCGCCGGAGATCCTGGCGACACTGCTGAAGGAGCATCGCCTGGCGGGGACGCGCACGGCGTTCCGGAGTACGCACGAGCCGCGCGAGTATTGCGTTCAATACCGCGAAACCGATGCGACGTTCTTCCATCGCATCGCAACCGAGGAAGGCATCGTCCACTGGAGCGAGGCGCAGGACGGTCACGGTACGCTGGTGCTGAGCGACCGCATCGACAGCGCGCCGATGCTCGATGGTCCGGTGGTCTACCAGCCCGCGCCCGCGGGTGAGGCGCCGGGCCCGCACCTGTGGCACGTCGGGTACCGCCGGGAACTCGCGCCGACGCGGCTCACGAACCGCGAATACACCTTCAAGAACCCACGCTACGACCTGCAACACGAGGCCAGGGCGTGGGCGGCGGAGAACGCCATCGGCGACTACGAGCACTACGACTACGCCGGGCGCTACAAACGCGACGAAGCCGGAAAGCCGTTCACACGCAGCAAGCTGTCGGGCCTGCGCAACGCGGCCGAGCACGCGCGAATCGAAGGCGACGATGCCCGCCTGTGGCCAGGACTGGCGTTCAACCTGACCGGCCACCCGACCACCAAGCTCAACGACCGCTGGCGCGTGATTTCGATGCGCCATACCGGCGAGCAGGCGACCTCGCAGGAAACCGACGCCGCAGACGCCGAGCACGGCAGCCGCTACAAGTACGAAGCCACCGTCGTCCCCGCCCACTACGACTGGAAACCCGAACCGGCCCCGCGCCCGGTGGTCGACGGGCCGCAGATCGCCCACGTCGTCGGGCCCCAAGGCGAAGAAATCCACTGCGACGAACACGGCCGCGTGCAGGTGTGGTTCCCCTGGGACCGGGAAGGTCCGCGCGAGAACGCCACTTGCTGGATTCGCGTCAGCCAGGGCTGGGCAGGCGCCATGTACGGCTTCCAGGCGATTCCGCGTATCGGCCACGAGGTCATCGTCAGCTTCCTGGAAGGCGATCCGGATCAGCCCATCGTCACAGGACGGGCCTACCACGCCGCCAATCGCCCGCCGTACGAGCTGCCGCACCACAAGACCCGCACCACGTTCAAAACCCAGACCCACAAGGGCGAGGGCTACAACGAACTTCGCTTCGAGGACGAGGCCGGGAAGGAAGAAATCTTCGTCCATGCGCAGAAGGACCAGAACATCGTCGTCGAACACGACGAGACGACGAAGGTCGGGCATGACCGCAGCGAAGACGTCGGCAACGACGAAACCATCGCCATTGGCCACGACCGCACCGAAACCGTAGGCAACGACGAAACGCTGAGCATCGGCCAGGACCGCCGCGAAACACTCGGCCGCGATCACACCATCGACATCGGCCGAAGTCGCCACGTCACCATCGCCAAAGACCTGATCGAAGACATCGGCAACGTCCGCATCGAGAAGACCGCGACCGATCGCAAGGCCGAGACCGGTGGGCATTACGAGCACAAGGTCGCCGGTCGCCTCGACATCGAAGCCGGCCAGTCCATCACCGAGCGCACGCAGATCGCCGAAATCAACGGCAGTCGGCGCGTCATCCTGCGCGGCCCGGGCGGCAGCATCACCATTGACGATAGCGGCATCAAGCTCGATGCCCTTCACATCCGCCTCAAGGGTCCGGTGCGGATCGAAGGTGAGGGACGTGGCAACGAGTTCACGGTAGAGGGAACGCTGTTGCCCGCTGTGCCGCTGGAAATGGCATGTCCGTGGGGCGGCGCTGTTGCGTTCCAGCCGAAGAAGGAGCAACTGCTACCCGCAGCCTCAGGCCACCCGCAGCTCGCATCGCCCACCGATGCCGCGCAGCCTGCGCATGGAGTCGCCCCGGCCGTGCCGCTGCCGGCGAATCCTGCGACGCCGCCCCCAAGTCCGGGCGCCACTCCAACCACGGCGCCTCCGTCACCTGCGCCCACGCCGCATGAGTGCCAATGGCGCATCCCGTCCGTCGAGCAGACGAACTGCCGGATGAACATGGAGGGCGCCGACTACTACATGTTGGACAAACTCAAGAACCGAGTGTTGGACCCGACGACACGGCTTCCGCACCTGCTTCGGTACTCCACGTTTGAGGGAAAGTTCGATCTTCGTTATGACGAGGCGGCAAAGGTGATTACCGCCACGGTCCGCATCAAGGTGGTGCCCAAGGACATGGTGGAACTGGACGTGGCGACTGGCGCGACGCCCGCCGCGAGGCGACCGAAGCTGGACTCGAACGGAACGCCGATCTCCGTGCCCTTCGACAGTGACAAACACTGGACTCAGGCGGAGATCTCGAACGCGAATCATCGAAAGGTGGATCGGGCTCAGGTTGGTATTGACCTTGAAGGCCTCGCGGATCGTGTCACCGACACGCTGGGGCAGGACAAATACAAGCTGACTATCGATGGTTGTCCGCAGGGCAGCGCCTGTAGTTGCCAGATCCCGGTGAAGTTTGCGGTCGAGCTACAAAAGCACGACGAGACGTACCCCAGCGCACCGCATCACACCATCGAAATGTACCCGCGCAGTGCACGTGCCAACGCGGCCGCCTGGGGAGAGGTAAGCGGCTCGTATGACTGGAATACGTCCATATGGAAGCCTCACACGGTCGATCACGTCACCACGCATGAAGTCGGTCACCTCTTCAGCTGGCCCGATGAGTACTGGGCGCATGGCGGCGCGTGCCATAAGCAGTACGTCGTGGGCCAGGACATCGACTTCAGTACTGAAGCGCCATTAAAGGGCACGGATGTCTGGCAGCTTCAGGCCACGGCCAATCTGATGGGAGGTGGCGTTCATATCCAGACGACCGGAACCCCGGTCTATTACGTCCATCGCATCCGCGACTGGTTCGCCCGCCGGACGGGTAAAGCCTGGAAGGTCATCCGATGA
- a CDS encoding CusA/CzcA family heavy metal efflux RND transporter produces MLEKIIRFAIAHRWLMMALTAALIALGVWSFQRLPIDATPDITNVQVQINTEAPGYSPLESEQRVTFPIETALAGLPKLDYTRSLSRYGLSQVTVVFKDGTDLYFARQQVAERLQQVKSQLPEGLDPELGPISTGLGEIFMYTVEADPAARKRDGTPWTATDLRTLQDWVVRPQLRNTPGVTEVNTIGGYARQIHITPDPARLVALGFSLRDVVAALAANNRNVGAGYIERNGQQFLVRVPGQVADLEAIGNIVLDRRDGVPIHIHDVAQVSEGPELRSGAATQNGREVVLGTVFMLVGANSRDVAQAAAAKVEAANASLPAGVKAHAVYDRTSLVDRTIATVTRNLVEGALLVIAVLFLLLGNIRAALITAAVIPLSMLFTMAGMVRGGVSGNLMSLGALDFGLIVDGAVIIVENCLRRFGEAQHALGRALDDEERFDLTASATAEVIRPSLFGIGIITAVYLPIFALTGIEGKMFHPMAITVVLALTGAMLLSLTFVPAAIALCMRGKVAEKESRLITWAQRGYRPALAWSLAHGRIVIGTAVALVAGCALLATRLGTEFIPSLDEGDVTVHAMRIPGTSLTQAVTMQAQLERSFASRPEVARVFSKIGTAEIANDPMPPSVTDTYVMLKPRDAWPDPRKPRATLLAELEAVAKRLPGNNYEFTQPIQMRMNELISGVRADVAVKVYGDDLDTLVRVAEEVEGVMRTVPGAADVKTEQTTGLPLLSVTPDRRALAGYGLNPGDVQDTVATAVGGEVAGQLFEGDRRFDIVVRLPESMRSDPARLADLPIPLRDEANADESSRSADWAVGTPRTVPLREVAKIETVLGPNQINREDGKRRVVVTANVRGRDLGGFVDELQQRLQRDVTLPSGYWLGYGGTFEQLISASQRLAVVVPVTLVVILALLFWAFGSAKDAAIVFSGVPLALTGGVIALALRGIPLSISAGVGFIALSGVAVLNGLVLVSFIRRLRESNAPLGEAIFDGALGRLRPVLMTALVASLGFVPMAFNVGAGSEVQRPLATVVIGGIVSSTLLTLLVLPALYAWAHRRGAVR; encoded by the coding sequence ATGCTCGAGAAAATCATCCGATTCGCCATCGCCCACCGCTGGCTGATGATGGCGTTGACCGCGGCGCTGATCGCGCTGGGCGTGTGGAGCTTCCAGCGCCTGCCCATCGACGCCACGCCCGACATCACCAACGTGCAGGTGCAGATCAACACCGAAGCGCCCGGCTACTCGCCGCTGGAGTCCGAACAACGCGTCACCTTCCCCATCGAAACCGCGCTCGCCGGGCTGCCGAAACTCGACTACACGCGTTCGCTGTCGCGCTACGGGTTGTCGCAGGTGACGGTCGTCTTCAAGGACGGCACCGACCTGTACTTCGCGCGCCAGCAGGTGGCCGAACGCCTGCAACAAGTGAAGTCGCAGCTGCCCGAAGGACTGGATCCCGAGCTGGGCCCGATCTCCACGGGCCTGGGCGAGATCTTCATGTACACCGTCGAGGCCGACCCCGCCGCGCGCAAGCGCGACGGCACGCCCTGGACGGCGACCGACCTGCGCACGTTGCAGGACTGGGTGGTGCGGCCGCAGCTGCGCAACACGCCGGGCGTCACCGAGGTGAACACCATCGGCGGCTATGCGCGGCAGATCCACATCACGCCCGACCCGGCGCGGCTGGTCGCGCTCGGCTTCTCGCTGCGCGACGTCGTGGCCGCGCTCGCGGCGAACAACCGCAACGTCGGTGCGGGTTACATCGAACGCAACGGCCAGCAGTTCCTGGTGCGCGTGCCGGGCCAGGTCGCGGACCTGGAGGCGATCGGCAACATCGTGCTCGATCGCCGCGACGGCGTGCCCATCCACATCCACGATGTAGCGCAGGTGAGCGAAGGCCCCGAACTGCGTAGCGGCGCGGCGACGCAGAATGGGCGCGAAGTCGTGCTCGGCACGGTGTTCATGCTGGTCGGCGCGAACAGCCGCGATGTCGCGCAGGCCGCCGCGGCGAAAGTGGAAGCCGCCAACGCGAGCCTGCCCGCCGGCGTGAAGGCGCATGCGGTGTACGACCGCACGTCGCTGGTGGATCGCACCATCGCCACGGTTACGCGGAACCTGGTCGAAGGCGCGCTGCTGGTGATCGCGGTGCTGTTCCTGCTGCTGGGCAACATCCGCGCGGCGCTGATCACCGCCGCCGTCATTCCGCTGTCGATGCTGTTCACGATGGCCGGCATGGTGCGCGGCGGCGTGTCGGGCAACCTGATGAGCCTGGGCGCGCTCGATTTCGGCCTGATCGTCGACGGCGCGGTGATCATCGTGGAGAACTGCCTGCGCCGCTTCGGCGAGGCGCAGCACGCGCTGGGTCGTGCACTGGACGACGAGGAGCGTTTCGACCTCACCGCCTCCGCCACCGCCGAGGTGATCCGCCCGAGCCTGTTCGGCATCGGCATCATCACCGCCGTGTACCTGCCGATCTTCGCCCTCACCGGCATCGAGGGAAAGATGTTCCACCCGATGGCGATTACGGTCGTGCTGGCGCTCACCGGCGCGATGCTGCTGTCGCTGACTTTCGTACCGGCGGCGATCGCCCTGTGCATGCGCGGCAAGGTGGCAGAGAAGGAAAGCCGCCTGATCACGTGGGCGCAGCGCGGTTATCGACCCGCGCTGGCGTGGTCGCTCGCGCACGGGCGCATCGTCATCGGCACTGCCGTCGCGCTGGTCGCGGGGTGCGCATTGCTGGCAACGCGACTGGGCACGGAGTTCATCCCGAGCCTCGACGAAGGCGACGTCACCGTGCATGCGATGCGCATTCCCGGCACCAGCCTGACCCAGGCGGTGACGATGCAGGCGCAGCTGGAGCGCAGCTTCGCCTCGCGCCCGGAAGTGGCGCGCGTGTTCAGCAAGATCGGCACGGCGGAGATCGCCAACGATCCGATGCCGCCGTCGGTGACCGACACCTACGTGATGCTCAAGCCGCGCGATGCGTGGCCCGACCCGCGCAAGCCCAGGGCCACGCTGCTGGCCGAGCTCGAAGCCGTCGCCAAGCGCCTGCCGGGCAACAACTACGAGTTCACCCAACCCATCCAGATGCGCATGAACGAGCTGATTTCCGGCGTGCGCGCGGACGTCGCGGTGAAGGTGTACGGCGACGACCTCGACACGCTGGTGCGCGTGGCGGAGGAAGTGGAAGGCGTGATGCGCACGGTGCCGGGCGCGGCGGACGTGAAGACCGAACAGACCACGGGCCTGCCGTTGCTCTCGGTCACGCCGGACCGGCGCGCGCTTGCCGGTTACGGATTGAACCCGGGCGATGTGCAGGACACGGTGGCCACCGCCGTCGGCGGCGAGGTCGCCGGCCAGCTGTTCGAAGGCGACCGGCGTTTCGACATCGTCGTGCGTTTGCCGGAGTCCATGCGCAGCGATCCCGCACGCCTGGCCGATCTGCCGATCCCGCTCCGCGACGAGGCCAACGCCGACGAATCCAGTCGCAGTGCGGACTGGGCCGTCGGCACGCCGCGTACGGTGCCGTTGCGCGAGGTGGCGAAGATCGAAACGGTGCTCGGGCCGAACCAGATCAACCGCGAGGACGGCAAACGCCGCGTGGTGGTCACCGCGAACGTGCGCGGGCGTGATCTGGGCGGCTTCGTCGACGAGTTGCAGCAACGCCTGCAACGCGACGTGACGCTGCCGTCCGGCTACTGGCTCGGCTACGGCGGCACGTTCGAGCAGCTGATCTCCGCCAGCCAGCGCCTCGCGGTGGTCGTCCCGGTCACGTTGGTGGTGATCCTCGCGCTGCTGTTCTGGGCGTTCGGCTCGGCGAAGGATGCGGCGATCGTGTTCAGCGGCGTGCCGCTGGCGCTCACAGGCGGCGTGATCGCACTGGCGCTGCGCGGGATTCCGCTTTCGATCTCAGCAGGCGTGGGCTTCATCGCGCTGTCGGGCGTGGCGGTGCTCAACGGCCTGGTACTGGTGAGCTTCATCCGCCGCCTGCGCGAGTCGAACGCGCCGCTGGGCGAAGCGATCTTCGATGGCGCACTCGGCCGCCTGCGTCCGGTGCTGATGACCGCGCTGGTGGCGTCGCTGGGCTTCGTGCCGATGGCGTTCAACGTCGGCGCCGGCTCCGAGGTGCAGCGCCCGCTGGCGACGGTGGTGATCGGCGGCATCGTCTCCTCCACGCTGCTCACCCTGCTGGTGCTGCCCGCGCTTTATGCGTGGGCGCATCGGCGCGGGGCGGTGCGCTGA
- a CDS encoding efflux RND transporter periplasmic adaptor subunit: MNIRPILSVLLALALAGCGNSGEAGHEHEAGDGHAETEVARGEHGGRLLQSDGYTVELAIAEDGTPPKYEAWLYRDGKPLPAATGEVDVALVRLGGATERHALRAQRDGRLIATTVVGEPHSFDVAVTARIEGRTLRWEFPSYEGRTAIAADVARQSGIRVAAAGPGVIADEHEVQGLLTPVEGRVANAMARFPGPIRALRANVGDRVRAGQPLATIESNLSLSQYSVTAPISGVVLSRNAAVGTVAAEGAPLFEIADLSSLWVDLHVFGADATHLRPGVPVTVTRMSDGANLRTTLERVLPGTATASQSTVARATIDNADGLWRPGSAVTAKVTVAEQPVALAVPLSALQTFRDWDVVFVRVGDTYEVRPLELGRRDATRVEVLSGLRAGDAVVVEQSYLVKADIEKSGASHDH, translated from the coding sequence GTGAACATCCGACCGATCCTGTCCGTTCTCCTCGCGCTGGCGCTGGCCGGCTGCGGCAATTCCGGCGAGGCCGGACACGAACACGAGGCCGGCGACGGCCACGCCGAAACGGAAGTCGCACGCGGCGAACACGGCGGGCGGCTATTGCAGAGCGACGGCTACACCGTCGAACTCGCGATCGCCGAAGACGGCACGCCGCCGAAGTACGAAGCCTGGCTGTACCGCGACGGTAAGCCGCTGCCCGCGGCGACCGGCGAGGTCGACGTCGCACTGGTGCGCCTGGGCGGCGCGACCGAGCGCCACGCGCTGCGCGCGCAGCGCGATGGCCGCCTGATCGCCACGACCGTCGTCGGCGAGCCGCATTCGTTCGACGTCGCCGTCACCGCACGCATCGAAGGCCGCACGCTGCGCTGGGAATTCCCGAGCTACGAAGGCCGCACCGCCATCGCGGCCGACGTCGCACGGCAATCCGGCATCCGCGTCGCCGCCGCCGGCCCCGGCGTGATCGCCGACGAGCACGAGGTGCAGGGCCTGCTCACGCCGGTGGAAGGACGTGTCGCCAACGCGATGGCGCGCTTCCCCGGGCCGATCCGCGCCTTGCGCGCGAACGTCGGCGATCGCGTGCGCGCGGGGCAACCGCTCGCCACCATCGAAAGCAACCTGAGCCTGTCGCAGTACAGCGTGACCGCGCCGATCTCCGGCGTGGTGCTCTCGCGCAACGCTGCGGTCGGCACGGTGGCCGCCGAGGGCGCACCGCTGTTCGAGATCGCGGACCTGTCGAGCCTGTGGGTGGATTTGCATGTGTTCGGCGCCGATGCCACGCACCTGCGCCCGGGCGTGCCGGTCACCGTCACGCGCATGAGCGACGGCGCGAACCTGCGCACCACGCTCGAACGCGTGCTGCCCGGCACGGCCACCGCCAGCCAGAGCACCGTCGCGCGCGCCACCATCGACAACGCCGACGGCCTGTGGCGTCCGGGTTCGGCGGTGACGGCAAAAGTCACCGTCGCCGAACAGCCCGTCGCACTGGCCGTACCGCTGAGCGCATTGCAGACCTTCCGCGACTGGGACGTGGTGTTCGTGCGCGTGGGCGACACCTACGAGGTGCGCCCACTGGAGCTCGGCCGCCGCGACGCCACGCGCGTGGAAGTGCTGTCGGGTCTTCGTGCCGGCGACGCCGTCGTCGTGGAGCAGAGCTATCTGGTGAAGGCGGACATCGAAAAGTCCGGCGCTTCGCACGATCACTGA
- a CDS encoding TolC family protein has protein sequence MLSRPAALAALVVALVAGSPARADDRLTLDDAFARVAATHPDLRLPALREQALAAELETASQRPALRAGIELENVLGTGDYAGLDNAELTLSLASVLERGGKRDARRALAQSRIDALAPEREAARLDLLAETARRYLDVVAAQRQRDLADADIAQRRRTVAAAQHRFDAGASPESVVLTAQAALARAELERRRAQQAQEAARQHLAALWGEREPRFDLAPQDPLALPMIADFDVLASLLERTPDLARFADQRRIGEARLQLARSQAKTDVDWQFGARAFNGTDDVALIAGVSMPLGGTRRAQPEIRAAQTELAMLEVERESRGLSLYSTLVEAHGRYRVAQLEVLRLRDDVLPKLARAEAAAERAYRAGAISYLEWAQLQSERTATARQQLDAALDARRALIEIQRLTGEALVLPARSMEQGVSP, from the coding sequence ATGCTTTCGCGACCCGCGGCTTTGGCCGCGCTGGTCGTCGCGCTCGTTGCGGGCTCGCCCGCGCGCGCTGACGATCGACTCACCCTGGACGATGCGTTCGCGCGCGTCGCCGCCACCCACCCTGATCTTCGCCTGCCCGCGCTGCGCGAGCAGGCGCTCGCCGCCGAGCTGGAGACCGCATCGCAACGTCCTGCGCTGCGCGCCGGCATCGAGCTGGAGAACGTCCTGGGCACGGGCGACTACGCCGGGCTCGACAACGCCGAACTGACGCTCAGCCTCGCCTCGGTGCTCGAACGCGGCGGCAAGCGCGACGCCCGCCGCGCGCTCGCGCAAAGCCGCATCGACGCGCTCGCGCCCGAACGCGAAGCCGCGCGGCTTGATCTGCTCGCCGAAACCGCGCGCCGTTACCTCGACGTGGTCGCCGCGCAACGCCAACGCGACCTCGCCGATGCCGACATCGCCCAGCGACGCCGCACCGTCGCCGCCGCGCAACATCGATTCGACGCCGGCGCGTCGCCGGAGTCGGTGGTGCTGACCGCGCAGGCCGCCCTCGCCCGCGCGGAGCTCGAACGCCGCCGCGCGCAGCAGGCGCAGGAGGCAGCGCGTCAGCACCTCGCCGCGCTGTGGGGCGAGCGCGAACCGCGTTTCGATCTGGCACCGCAAGACCCACTGGCGCTTCCGATGATCGCGGACTTCGACGTCCTCGCCTCATTGCTCGAACGCACGCCGGACCTCGCGCGCTTCGCCGACCAGCGCCGCATTGGCGAGGCGCGGTTGCAACTCGCCCGTTCGCAGGCGAAGACAGACGTCGACTGGCAGTTCGGCGCGCGCGCCTTCAACGGCACGGACGACGTCGCGCTGATCGCCGGTGTTTCCATGCCGCTGGGCGGCACGCGTCGCGCGCAGCCGGAGATCCGCGCCGCGCAGACGGAGCTGGCGATGCTGGAGGTCGAACGCGAGTCGCGCGGTCTCTCGCTGTATTCGACGCTGGTGGAAGCGCACGGCCGTTACCGCGTGGCGCAGCTGGAAGTGCTGCGGCTGCGCGACGACGTCCTGCCAAAACTCGCGCGCGCCGAAGCCGCCGCCGAACGCGCCTACCGCGCCGGTGCGATCAGCTACCTGGAATGGGCGCAGCTCCAGTCCGAACGCACCGCGACCGCACGCCAACAGCTCGACGCCGCGCTCGACGCGCGTCGCGCCCTCATCGAAATCCAGCGCCTGACCGGCGAAGCCCTCGTGCTGCCGGCCCGCTCCATGGAACAGGGAGTTTCCCCGTGA
- a CDS encoding energy transducer TonB, which translates to MRSGLACAGLLMLALAGCDAARTNNDAAASRQDDVALPAPVLEQLDTQPLRDRAQAALREQRIHTPAGDNAVEYYLALREREADAGVSAALAELQPYVLIAAEQSLALDQRDEARRLLALLARMDPHAPALPRLRDGLRVAQERADREEGARIAQTAPLPAPIAPSTPASTIAPTIASPPPAPQVAPAPVATVEPPPALAETPPPPVATARAEPAPQALPRLLRDAAPRYPLAARNRRIEGSVQVAFTIQPDGSVTDVHTVSAQPEGLFEQAALAAASRWQFEATSRRVNTTRTLTFRLPAQPNG; encoded by the coding sequence ATGCGGTCCGGTCTGGCGTGTGCGGGTTTGCTGATGTTGGCGCTGGCCGGTTGCGATGCGGCGCGCACGAACAACGATGCAGCCGCATCGCGGCAGGACGATGTGGCGCTGCCGGCGCCGGTGCTCGAGCAACTGGACACGCAGCCGCTGCGCGATCGTGCGCAGGCCGCCTTGCGCGAGCAGCGCATCCACACGCCGGCAGGCGACAACGCCGTGGAGTACTACCTCGCCCTGCGCGAACGCGAGGCCGATGCCGGTGTCAGCGCGGCGCTGGCGGAACTGCAGCCTTACGTGCTGATCGCCGCGGAGCAGTCGCTCGCGCTGGATCAGCGTGATGAAGCGCGCCGCCTGCTCGCCCTGCTCGCGCGCATGGACCCGCATGCGCCTGCGCTGCCGCGACTGCGTGACGGGCTGCGCGTGGCGCAGGAGCGTGCGGATCGCGAGGAGGGTGCGCGCATCGCGCAAACCGCGCCGCTGCCTGCGCCCATCGCGCCGTCGACGCCTGCATCCACCATCGCGCCCACGATCGCCTCGCCGCCGCCGGCTCCGCAGGTCGCGCCGGCCCCGGTGGCGACTGTCGAACCGCCGCCCGCACTCGCCGAAACACCGCCGCCGCCCGTCGCGACCGCACGCGCCGAACCCGCGCCGCAGGCCCTGCCGCGCCTGCTGCGCGATGCGGCGCCGCGTTATCCGCTGGCCGCGCGCAACCGCCGCATCGAAGGCAGCGTGCAGGTCGCCTTCACCATCCAGCCCGACGGCAGCGTCACCGATGTGCACACGGTGTCAGCACAACCGGAAGGCCTGTTCGAACAGGCCGCGCTGGCGGCCGCATCGCGCTGGCAGTTCGAGGCC